A section of the Mycobacterium sp. 3519A genome encodes:
- a CDS encoding response regulator transcription factor, with amino-acid sequence MRRADGKPIHVLVVDDEPVLAELVSMALRYEGWEIATAGDGASAIAAAKETPPDVVVLDVMLPDMSGLDVLHKLREQIPGLPLLLLTAKDSVEDRIAGLTAGGDDYVTKPFSLEEVVLRLRALLRRTGVTSETGGAKIIVGDLVLDEDSHEVTRGGDVISLTATEFELLRFMMRNSKRVLSKAQILDRVWSYDFGGRSNIVELYVSYLRKKIDSGREPMIHTLRGAGYVLKPPR; translated from the coding sequence ATGCGACGTGCGGACGGTAAGCCCATCCACGTGTTGGTTGTCGACGACGAGCCCGTGCTGGCCGAACTGGTCTCGATGGCGTTGCGTTACGAGGGCTGGGAGATCGCCACTGCGGGTGACGGCGCATCGGCCATCGCCGCCGCCAAAGAAACCCCGCCCGACGTGGTGGTGCTCGATGTGATGCTGCCGGATATGAGCGGCCTGGACGTCCTGCACAAGCTGCGCGAACAGATCCCTGGCCTGCCGCTGCTGCTGCTGACCGCCAAGGACTCCGTGGAGGACCGCATCGCGGGTCTGACCGCCGGCGGCGACGACTACGTGACCAAACCCTTCAGCCTCGAAGAAGTGGTGCTGCGACTGCGTGCGTTGTTGCGACGCACCGGGGTGACCAGTGAAACGGGCGGCGCCAAGATCATCGTCGGCGATCTGGTGCTCGACGAGGACAGCCATGAGGTCACCCGCGGCGGTGACGTCATCTCCCTGACCGCGACGGAATTCGAACTGCTTCGGTTCATGATGCGCAACTCCAAACGCGTGCTGAGCAAGGCGCAGATCCTGGACCGGGTGTGGAGCTATGACTTCGGCGGGCGGTCCAACATCGTCGAGCTGTACGTGTCCTACTTGCGCAAGAAGATCGACAGCGGGCGCGAGCCGATGATCCACACCTTGCGCGGCGCGGGATATGTCCTCAAGCCCCCGCGCTGA
- a CDS encoding cell wall metabolism sensor histidine kinase WalK, with amino-acid sequence MSSSPRADALRGRFRAPRSWSLRARLLATQIVLLALVCAAVGVGTELALQRFLINQLDDRLGETGHRSVGLFEFGPPPTRPDMGPMPDFRRRVIIRNDFGPGPAFLNAPGQAARTVGAVVHRGAPVDAGIITADGSQNAISATAAQQLAGVTPNEKPITVDLDGLGRYRVIAMHARGPGVTIVTGLPTSDVDDTLLSVLVIFAIVAAVALIGATTAGIVIIRRQLAPLSRASEAARQVADLELDRGEVRLPTPIVKVDPARADTEIGQLGSALNRMLDRIAGALSARHASETRVRQFVADASHELRTPLAAIRGYTELAQRKRDQLPDDVAHAMSRVESETERMTQLVEDMLLLARLDTGRPLEREQVDLSRLVVDAVSDAHIAGPDHQWSLDLPDEPVVVSGDEARLHQVLANLLANARTHTPPGTSVTTSLAVDDTGAAVLTVSDDGPGIPAWLQPEVFERFARGDSSRSRRGGSTGLGLAIVAAVVRAHGGTIGVHSVPGKTEFVVTFPGNSQFSHSLAKTGA; translated from the coding sequence ATGTCCTCAAGCCCCCGCGCTGACGCGCTTCGCGGCCGCTTCCGCGCGCCGCGGAGTTGGTCGCTGCGGGCCCGGCTGCTGGCTACCCAGATCGTTCTGCTCGCCCTGGTGTGCGCCGCGGTCGGCGTGGGCACCGAGCTTGCGCTGCAACGCTTTCTGATCAATCAGCTCGACGACCGGCTTGGCGAAACCGGTCACCGCTCCGTCGGACTGTTCGAATTCGGCCCTCCGCCAACGCGACCCGACATGGGGCCGATGCCCGACTTCCGGCGGCGCGTCATCATCCGCAACGACTTCGGCCCTGGCCCCGCGTTCCTCAACGCGCCAGGACAAGCCGCGCGAACGGTGGGAGCCGTCGTTCACCGCGGTGCGCCGGTCGACGCGGGCATCATCACCGCCGACGGTTCTCAGAACGCAATCAGCGCGACGGCAGCACAACAACTCGCAGGCGTCACCCCGAACGAGAAGCCGATCACGGTGGACCTCGACGGGCTGGGTCGCTACCGCGTCATCGCGATGCATGCACGGGGCCCCGGCGTGACGATCGTGACCGGCCTGCCCACGTCCGACGTCGACGACACGCTGCTCTCGGTGCTCGTCATCTTCGCCATCGTGGCGGCGGTCGCATTGATCGGCGCCACCACTGCAGGCATCGTCATCATCCGGCGCCAACTCGCCCCGCTGTCAAGGGCTTCCGAAGCCGCCCGCCAGGTGGCCGACCTGGAACTGGACCGCGGCGAGGTGCGGTTGCCGACGCCGATCGTCAAGGTCGACCCGGCCCGCGCCGACACCGAGATCGGCCAACTCGGCTCAGCGCTGAACCGGATGCTCGACCGCATCGCCGGGGCGCTGTCAGCCCGGCATGCCAGCGAGACCCGGGTCCGGCAGTTCGTCGCCGACGCCAGCCACGAGCTGCGCACACCGCTCGCGGCCATCCGCGGCTATACCGAACTGGCGCAACGCAAACGAGACCAGCTACCCGACGACGTCGCGCACGCGATGAGCCGCGTCGAATCGGAAACCGAGCGGATGACGCAACTCGTCGAGGACATGCTGCTGTTGGCTCGACTGGACACCGGGCGGCCGTTGGAGCGGGAACAGGTCGACTTGTCGCGTCTGGTCGTCGACGCGGTCAGCGACGCCCACATCGCCGGACCCGACCATCAGTGGTCGCTGGATCTGCCCGACGAACCCGTCGTCGTCAGCGGTGACGAGGCGCGGCTACACCAGGTGCTGGCGAACCTGCTGGCCAACGCCAGAACCCATACTCCGCCCGGCACGTCGGTGACCACGTCGCTGGCCGTCGACGACACCGGTGCCGCCGTGCTGACCGTCAGCGACGACGGCCCAGGGATACCGGCATGGTTGCAGCCCGAGGTGTTCGAGCGGTTCGCCCGCGGCGACTCGTCGCGTTCGCGGCGCGGCGGCAGCACCGGATTGGGTCTTGCCATCGTCGCCGCCGTCGTCCGTGCCCACGGCGGCACCATCGGGGTGCACAGCGTGCCGGGCAAGACCGAGTTCGTGGTGACGTTTCCTGGCAATTCACAGTTCAGTCACAGCCTAGCCAAAACCGGCGCCTAG
- a CDS encoding glycosyltransferase family 39 protein, whose product MTTLVLPGELGPGEQTESAPTRRSFRTLCVWSRVRLAVLLAATGVLYLWNLSASGWANAFYSAAAQAGASDWTAMLFGSSDAANAITVDKTPAALWIMDISVRVFGLNPWSILVPQALEGVAAVAVLYAAVRRINGEAAALLAGAVFALTPVAALIFRFNNPDALLVLLLVGAAYCVLRACEKDGSRWWLIAAGALVGFGFLAKMLQAFLVLPGFAAAYLVAGAPPMRRRIADLLAAAAAVVVSGGWYLLLVELWPASSRPYIGGSQHDSIVELALGYNGFGRLTGDEPGGLGNMNFDVGWGRLFGNQMGPTIAWLLPAAVICLAAGVLITRRAPRTDPTRAALILWGGWLVVTAVTFSFANGILHPYYTVALAPAVAALIGIGANLLWRNRTDIRAATALSGTVLVTTILAAVLLSRNADWMPWLRAVVAAGGVGAAVLLLVAGRLVRPAATAVAALAIAACLAAPAAYSVATAAAPHSGAIPSVGPARHGFGGWTGPGGLLDSPTPGPALAATLSADAGKYTWAAATVGSNNAAGYQLASGAPVMAIGGFNGTDPSPTLEEFQRYVAAGRIHYFVRGKMTIGHWGLSTGRNASSDIAEWVETHYSPQTVDDVLIYDLTQPPRDS is encoded by the coding sequence GTGACGACCCTGGTTCTCCCCGGCGAGCTGGGCCCCGGCGAGCAGACAGAAAGTGCCCCGACACGCCGCAGTTTTCGGACACTTTGCGTCTGGTCGCGCGTGCGACTGGCCGTGCTGCTCGCGGCGACGGGCGTGCTCTACCTGTGGAACCTCTCGGCGAGCGGATGGGCCAACGCGTTCTACTCGGCGGCCGCGCAGGCCGGCGCCAGCGACTGGACAGCCATGCTGTTCGGCTCAAGCGACGCCGCCAACGCGATCACCGTCGACAAAACCCCCGCGGCGCTGTGGATCATGGACATTTCAGTGCGGGTGTTCGGACTCAACCCGTGGAGCATCCTGGTGCCTCAGGCGCTCGAAGGTGTTGCCGCGGTGGCGGTGTTGTACGCCGCGGTGCGGCGCATCAACGGCGAAGCCGCGGCGCTGTTGGCGGGCGCGGTGTTCGCGCTGACACCGGTCGCCGCGTTGATCTTTCGCTTCAACAACCCCGACGCGCTGCTGGTGCTGCTGCTGGTCGGCGCCGCCTACTGCGTGCTGAGGGCGTGTGAGAAAGACGGCAGCCGCTGGTGGTTGATCGCGGCGGGCGCACTCGTCGGGTTCGGGTTCCTCGCCAAGATGCTGCAGGCCTTCCTGGTGCTGCCGGGCTTCGCGGCCGCCTACCTGGTGGCGGGTGCCCCGCCGATGCGACGGCGAATCGCCGATCTACTGGCCGCCGCCGCGGCCGTCGTCGTGTCCGGCGGCTGGTATTTGTTGCTCGTCGAACTGTGGCCCGCGTCGTCGCGGCCCTACATCGGCGGCTCCCAACACGACAGCATCGTCGAATTGGCATTGGGCTACAACGGTTTCGGCCGGTTGACCGGCGACGAACCCGGCGGCCTCGGCAACATGAACTTCGACGTCGGCTGGGGCAGGCTGTTCGGCAACCAGATGGGGCCGACGATCGCATGGCTGCTGCCCGCCGCGGTGATCTGCCTCGCCGCCGGCGTGCTGATCACACGGCGCGCACCCCGGACCGACCCGACACGCGCGGCGCTGATCCTGTGGGGCGGTTGGCTGGTGGTCACCGCGGTGACGTTCAGCTTCGCCAACGGTATCCTGCATCCCTATTACACGGTGGCGCTCGCGCCTGCTGTCGCAGCACTGATCGGTATCGGCGCAAACTTGTTGTGGCGCAACCGCACTGACATCCGCGCCGCGACGGCACTGTCCGGCACGGTGCTGGTGACCACCATTCTCGCGGCTGTGTTGTTGTCCAGGAACGCCGATTGGATGCCGTGGCTGCGGGCCGTGGTCGCGGCCGGGGGAGTGGGCGCGGCGGTGCTGCTGCTGGTCGCCGGTCGCCTGGTCAGGCCCGCCGCAACGGCGGTGGCCGCGCTGGCCATCGCGGCGTGTCTGGCCGCACCCGCGGCGTATTCCGTCGCCACGGCGGCCGCGCCGCACAGCGGTGCGATCCCGTCGGTCGGCCCTGCGCGGCACGGCTTCGGCGGCTGGACCGGACCCGGGGGTCTATTGGACTCGCCGACGCCGGGGCCCGCGTTGGCAGCCACACTGTCCGCGGACGCAGGCAAGTACACGTGGGCGGCGGCCACCGTCGGCTCCAACAACGCGGCGGGATACCAATTGGCAAGCGGCGCACCGGTGATGGCGATCGGCGGGTTCAACGGCACCGATCCGTCGCCGACTCTGGAAGAGTTCCAACGCTACGTCGCGGCGGGCCGGATCCACTACTTCGTCCGCGGCAAGATGACGATCGGGCACTGGGGCCTCTCGACGGGTCGCAATGCGTCCTCCGACATCGCCGAGTGGGTGGAAACCCACTATTCGCCGCAGACCGTCGACGACGTGCTGATCTACGACCTCACCCAGCCGCCGCGCGATTCATAG
- a CDS encoding bifunctional glycosyltransferase family 2/GtrA family protein: protein MDVMTDIALDPDTGLAHRIHFAPRPNAAIAARAAGVPVLDVVVPVYNEQAALADSIHRLHRYLRENFPFEVRITIADNASIDATARIAAELAAELTDVRVVRLEQKGRGRALRAVWSTSDAPVLAYMDVDLSTDLAALAPLVAPLISGHSDLAIGTRLGRGARVVRGPKREIISRCYNLILKSTLAAGFSDAQCGFKAIRADVAERLLPHVADTGWFFDTELLVLAERSGLRIHEVPVDWVDDPDSRVDIVATATADLKGIGRMLRGFADGSIPVNTIAAQLGSSRKAAAPGSLLRQVVRFGAVGVASTAAYVVLFMLTQGWVGAQAANLIALLLTAIGNTAANRRFTFGVGGRTNVTRHHIEGLVVFGIALAITSGALAVLHAVVAQPHHLVELAVLVVANLAATAVRFVLLRGWVFHPRRTR from the coding sequence ATGGACGTCATGACAGACATCGCCCTTGACCCCGACACCGGCCTGGCCCACCGCATCCACTTCGCACCGCGGCCGAACGCCGCCATCGCGGCTCGCGCCGCGGGCGTGCCGGTGCTCGACGTCGTGGTGCCGGTGTACAACGAACAAGCCGCGCTCGCCGACTCGATCCACCGGCTGCACCGCTACCTGCGGGAAAACTTCCCGTTCGAGGTGCGCATCACGATCGCCGACAACGCCAGCATTGACGCCACCGCGCGCATCGCCGCCGAACTCGCGGCCGAGCTGACCGACGTGCGCGTGGTTCGGCTCGAGCAGAAGGGTCGGGGACGCGCACTGCGCGCGGTGTGGTCGACGTCGGACGCGCCGGTGCTGGCCTACATGGACGTCGACCTGTCCACCGACCTCGCCGCACTCGCCCCGCTCGTCGCGCCGCTGATCTCCGGCCACTCGGACTTGGCCATCGGGACCAGGCTGGGCCGCGGCGCCCGCGTGGTGCGCGGACCGAAGCGCGAGATCATCTCCCGCTGCTACAACCTGATCCTGAAGTCGACGCTGGCCGCGGGGTTCTCGGATGCACAGTGCGGTTTCAAGGCGATCCGCGCAGATGTCGCCGAGCGCCTGCTGCCGCACGTCGCAGACACCGGCTGGTTCTTCGACACCGAGCTGCTGGTGCTCGCCGAGCGCAGCGGTCTGCGGATCCACGAGGTCCCCGTCGACTGGGTGGATGACCCCGACAGCCGTGTCGACATTGTCGCGACCGCGACTGCGGACCTCAAAGGCATCGGCCGGATGCTGCGTGGCTTTGCCGACGGTTCGATCCCGGTGAACACCATTGCCGCGCAACTCGGTTCGTCACGAAAGGCCGCCGCGCCCGGATCTCTGCTGCGCCAGGTGGTCCGATTCGGAGCCGTCGGCGTCGCGTCCACCGCGGCGTACGTGGTGTTGTTCATGCTGACCCAAGGCTGGGTCGGCGCGCAGGCGGCGAACCTGATCGCGTTGCTGCTCACCGCGATCGGCAACACGGCCGCCAACCGGCGGTTCACGTTCGGGGTCGGTGGCCGCACCAACGTGACACGCCACCACATCGAGGGGCTCGTCGTGTTCGGCATCGCGCTGGCCATCACCAGTGGTGCGCTTGCCGTGCTGCACGCCGTCGTCGCACAACCACACCACCTCGTCGAACTCGCCGTGCTGGTAGTCGCCAACCTGGCGGCCACCGCTGTGCGCTTCGTGTTGTTGCGGGGCTGGGTGTTTCACCCCCGCCGGACCCGCTGA
- a CDS encoding glycosyltransferase family 39 protein: MTITADAPTQTAAAPDVPARRDPRWIRPALLALLVGTAALYLWGLGSSGWANDYYAAAAQAATQDLKAWLFGSLDAGNAITVDKPPAALWVMGLFGRLFGFSAFTMLLPEALMGVGAVALLYGAVRRTSGPAAGLIAGAALAVTPVAALMFRFNNPDALLVLLLVAAAYCMLRAIETASTRWMVAVGVVIGFAFLTKMLQAFLIVPGLALAFVVAAPVGFWKRIGKLLVGAAAMVVSGGWYVALVSLWPADSRPYIGGSTDNSLLQLALGYNGIQRIAGGEGGPGGFGGPRGANLFFGGEAGIGRLFGPSMGAEASWLLPAALIGLAAGIWFTRRTARTASVRAGLLLWGGWLLVTGAVFSFMDGIVHPYYTVALAPAVAALVGISTVELWRGKQFLWPRIVLAAMAAATGIWAFILLDRTPDWFPALRWAVLVGSVLVAAVVAVGAHRLGRAVIVLGTAAALFGLAAPTAFALYNVTHTSGGPGMMSGPSRVSAFGGHGFGGPGGPGGPGRPAADNTALVKLLKGVDNRWAAAGIGSMSVSGLELESGASLMAIGGFSGGDNSPTLAQFQSYVADHQVRYFIASDHRGPMHGKSGPAQQISEWVSQHFTAMNVGGTTVYDLNQQPH; the protein is encoded by the coding sequence ATGACGATCACTGCCGACGCGCCGACGCAGACAGCGGCGGCGCCCGACGTGCCGGCACGACGCGATCCGCGGTGGATCCGTCCCGCACTGCTGGCGCTGCTGGTGGGGACCGCCGCGCTGTACCTGTGGGGACTCGGATCCTCGGGCTGGGCCAACGACTACTACGCCGCAGCGGCGCAGGCCGCCACCCAGGACCTGAAGGCCTGGCTGTTCGGCTCGCTGGACGCGGGCAACGCGATCACCGTCGACAAGCCGCCCGCCGCGCTGTGGGTGATGGGGTTGTTCGGCAGGCTGTTCGGGTTCAGCGCGTTCACGATGCTGCTGCCCGAAGCGCTGATGGGCGTCGGTGCCGTCGCACTGCTGTACGGCGCCGTGCGTCGCACCAGCGGACCCGCCGCCGGTCTGATCGCGGGTGCAGCGCTGGCCGTGACACCGGTTGCGGCGCTGATGTTCCGGTTCAACAACCCGGACGCGCTGCTGGTGCTGCTGCTGGTGGCCGCCGCGTACTGCATGCTGCGGGCCATCGAGACGGCGAGCACACGCTGGATGGTTGCGGTGGGCGTCGTCATCGGGTTCGCATTCCTGACGAAGATGCTGCAGGCGTTTCTGATCGTGCCCGGGCTTGCGTTGGCCTTCGTGGTCGCTGCACCGGTCGGCTTTTGGAAGCGGATCGGCAAGTTGCTGGTCGGCGCCGCAGCGATGGTGGTGTCCGGTGGCTGGTACGTCGCGCTGGTCAGCCTCTGGCCCGCCGACTCGCGCCCGTACATCGGCGGCTCCACCGACAACAGCCTGCTGCAACTGGCATTGGGCTACAACGGGATTCAGCGTATCGCCGGCGGCGAAGGCGGACCAGGGGGTTTTGGCGGACCGCGGGGCGCGAACCTGTTCTTCGGCGGTGAAGCCGGTATCGGCCGACTGTTCGGACCGTCGATGGGCGCCGAGGCGTCGTGGCTGTTGCCCGCTGCGCTGATCGGACTGGCCGCAGGCATCTGGTTCACCCGGCGCACCGCACGCACCGCAAGCGTGCGCGCCGGCCTGCTGTTGTGGGGTGGCTGGCTGCTGGTGACCGGTGCCGTGTTCAGCTTCATGGACGGGATCGTGCACCCGTATTACACGGTGGCGTTGGCGCCCGCGGTGGCCGCGCTGGTGGGTATCTCGACGGTTGAACTCTGGCGGGGAAAGCAGTTCCTGTGGCCGCGTATTGTGTTGGCGGCCATGGCCGCAGCCACCGGCATCTGGGCGTTCATCCTGCTGGACCGCACACCGGATTGGTTCCCCGCGTTGCGCTGGGCCGTGCTGGTCGGCTCGGTGCTCGTCGCGGCCGTCGTGGCCGTGGGTGCACACCGGTTGGGCCGCGCAGTGATCGTGTTAGGCACCGCCGCAGCGCTTTTCGGTCTGGCCGCGCCAACGGCGTTCGCGCTCTACAACGTCACACACACCAGCGGTGGACCCGGCATGATGTCCGGCCCCAGCCGCGTCTCGGCGTTCGGCGGCCACGGCTTCGGCGGACCAGGCGGACCGGGCGGACCCGGCAGGCCCGCCGCTGACAACACCGCACTGGTGAAGTTACTGAAGGGCGTCGACAACCGTTGGGCGGCAGCGGGTATCGGCTCGATGAGCGTGAGCGGCCTCGAGCTGGAGTCGGGCGCGTCGCTGATGGCGATTGGCGGGTTCAGCGGTGGGGACAACTCACCGACACTGGCCCAGTTCCAGTCGTATGTCGCCGACCATCAGGTGCGCTATTTCATCGCCAGCGACCACCGTGGCCCGATGCACGGGAAATCCGGTCCCGCACAGCAGATCAGCGAGTGGGTCAGCCAGCACTTCACCGCAATGAATGTGGGCGGCACCACCGTCTACGACCTGAACCAACAACCCCATTGA
- a CDS encoding carbonic anhydrase, which yields MSVTDEYLKNNEAYASTFSGPLPLPPSKHVAVVACMDARLDVYRILGLGDGEAHVIRNAGGVVTDDEIRSLAISQRLLGTKEIILIHHTDCGMLTFTDDGFKQQIQDEIGIKPEWAAESFIDIAEDVRQSLRRIEASPFVTKHESLRGFIFDVATGRLDEVTL from the coding sequence ATGTCTGTGACCGACGAGTACCTCAAGAACAACGAGGCGTACGCGAGCACCTTTTCCGGTCCGCTGCCGCTGCCGCCCAGCAAGCACGTCGCCGTGGTGGCATGCATGGATGCCCGCCTCGACGTCTACCGGATCCTCGGCCTCGGCGACGGCGAGGCGCACGTCATCCGCAACGCCGGCGGCGTCGTCACCGACGACGAGATCCGCTCGCTGGCGATCAGTCAGCGGCTGCTCGGCACAAAAGAGATCATCCTGATTCACCACACCGATTGCGGCATGCTGACGTTCACCGACGACGGGTTCAAACAGCAGATCCAGGACGAAATCGGCATCAAACCGGAATGGGCCGCCGAGAGCTTCATCGACATCGCAGAAGACGTTCGTCAGTCGCTGCGCCGTATCGAGGCCAGCCCGTTCGTCACCAAGCACGAATCGTTGCGCGGCTTCATCTTCGACGTCGCGACCGGCCGCCTCGACGAAGTCACGCTCTAA
- a CDS encoding PaaI family thioesterase has translation MSTPTQRQTGADVIAQFLPSSPFVTKLGIVADVLDADEVRLRLPWDPTNVTIADMVHGGAIAALADVAVMAAAWAGAEVPDSLRGVTTSMSVQYLAPARATDLIAIGRVLRRGRTLVNCDVDVVTSEGEAVAKAIATYKIG, from the coding sequence ATGTCTACTCCCACTCAACGCCAGACCGGCGCGGACGTCATCGCGCAGTTCCTTCCGTCGTCGCCGTTCGTGACCAAGCTGGGCATCGTCGCCGACGTTCTCGACGCCGACGAAGTGCGCCTGCGGTTGCCGTGGGATCCGACCAACGTCACCATCGCCGACATGGTGCACGGCGGCGCGATCGCAGCGCTGGCGGATGTCGCGGTGATGGCCGCCGCGTGGGCGGGTGCGGAGGTGCCGGACTCGCTGCGCGGCGTGACCACGTCGATGTCGGTGCAGTACTTGGCGCCTGCCCGGGCAACCGACTTGATCGCGATCGGCCGCGTACTGCGGCGCGGCAGGACGTTGGTCAACTGCGACGTCGACGTCGTCACATCCGAGGGTGAGGCGGTCGCAAAGGCGATCGCCACCTACAAGATCGGTTAG
- a CDS encoding transporter substrate-binding domain-containing protein: protein MMRVAVLVAVAAVTVAGCSSTPMPAAPPTAMQTAGGLPQIMQRGSVRVCSTGDYRPFTYRDPQGNWSGLDIEMAHDMADRLGVRLDVEPTTWANLVNDLNGKCDAAMGGISITLNRAKQALYTAPYLRDGKAAIVKCADASTYQTLADIDHPDVRVVVNPGGTNADFDQEHLHQAQIITYPDNNTIFDQLTSNAADAMITDSSEVRWQTNQNPQLCGVSLDHPFTFEQKGYLVPQTGTDLQQWMNQWLNIAQNDGTYARLSQKYLGDVLGP, encoded by the coding sequence ATGATGCGCGTGGCTGTATTGGTCGCTGTCGCGGCCGTGACGGTGGCCGGTTGCAGCTCGACGCCGATGCCTGCGGCACCGCCGACGGCGATGCAGACGGCTGGCGGCCTACCGCAGATCATGCAGCGGGGGTCAGTGCGCGTCTGCAGTACCGGCGACTATCGGCCGTTCACTTATCGCGATCCGCAGGGCAATTGGAGTGGACTGGACATCGAGATGGCCCACGACATGGCCGATCGACTGGGTGTTCGACTGGATGTGGAACCGACCACGTGGGCGAATCTGGTCAACGACCTGAACGGCAAATGCGACGCCGCGATGGGCGGGATCAGCATCACGCTGAACCGCGCCAAGCAGGCGCTCTACACCGCCCCCTACCTGCGTGACGGGAAGGCAGCGATCGTGAAGTGTGCCGACGCGTCGACGTACCAGACGTTGGCGGATATCGACCACCCGGATGTGCGCGTGGTGGTCAATCCCGGCGGCACCAACGCCGACTTCGACCAGGAACATCTGCACCAGGCGCAGATCATCACCTATCCGGACAACAACACCATCTTCGACCAACTCACCAGTAACGCCGCGGACGCGATGATCACCGACTCCAGCGAAGTCCGTTGGCAGACAAACCAGAATCCGCAACTGTGCGGCGTCAGCCTGGACCACCCGTTCACGTTCGAGCAGAAGGGCTATCTGGTGCCGCAAACCGGAACGGATCTGCAGCAGTGGATGAACCAATGGCTCAACATCGCGCAGAACGACGGAACCTACGCCCGGCTGAGCCAGAAGTATCTGGGCGACGTGCTCGGGCCGTGA